CTCCGGTGCGGATGGCCGGATGGTTACGTTGTACTGGTAGGTTTTCGTATGTGCGCCTCCCATGGCATAGACCGAATATTGCGCGACGATGCGGCTTTCATGGATGGCGAACCACTCCACGTTGATCCAGTCCTTCTCGGCATTGTAGCTGTAGAGAACTGCCATGATTCCGTTCGGCTCATGCACGTAAAATGTCTCATTATACATCCCGGGAAAACCTGATTGTTGTCGCTCGACGACGACGCGTCCTTCGGCATCATAACCGTATCCAAATGCACTCGTTGGCGGGTCCGGTTCACCAGGGAGCAACTTCCCGCGCGGGAAGTTTCCAATCTCGAAATGCGCAGGTTCATATGAATGGCGCGCGAATGACGCCCATTCCCAACGGACGACTGACGACGTTCGGCCGCGGCCTTCAACGTCGCATATTCCGTCGGGGCTCTCGCGGCCATTGCCTCGACCGTTTCATGCCGTCCACGTCATTCATCGCCCTTGCCTGTCCACGTAATGATCGTCATCGCAATGGTGACACGGCACACTCGTGATGGGTCGAATCTCCGGACAACGTCGTCGGAAGCGATGGCCGATCTCCAGGCCGATAGTCTCCACCATGCTTCTGGTGGCGAATCGTATCAAATAACGCCCAAAGATCTCCTCGGATGTAAAGGCCAACCGCATCTTCACTGGCATTCCATCGCACGCAAACGTCTGCTTCCTCAAAGTCGGCCGACTCTGCCACGATGCGAATTGCGCCTACGACCTTTTTGCACTCGTTGCCCCCAACTTCATAGAGATAGAAGTAGCCTGTCTGGCCATCGTATTCAAAATATGCCAGCGAGATCGCCATCAGAGCGCATGCTGCTATCAAAGATATCCGCCGACATCGGCAAACCTTTCATGGGTGGTTCTTTTGTAGTTCGCGCCAAGCCGATGCTCGGTGCGGCTCATTTGCGTATGTCACCATCTGGCGTTCGATCGACATGGTGTAATTCCATTGATGGCCGTCTGGTCCTTCGGAGCTTGGCCCTTCTCCATTTTGCTATGTCATCAGCACTGTATTTACGGATTTCTTTTCGCTTCAGCCTTCCAGAAGGCTTCACGCTCCGCCTTGAACGCCGCCCGATCGATTTTTTGATGCGGCCCTTGGGTTTTTTGCAGGGTTGGCGCCTTCGGCGGCCCCTCGTCGTCTTCGCGCCCTTCCACGTGATGATCGTCATCAGGATGGTGACGCCCACCCTGTCGCCGCCCGACCCATTCCGACGTAATCATCCCTGTCGTACGCATCGGCGCCTTCGATCACGTCGATGGCCCCCCGTATACAGCGGATTCACCTCATTGACTGCATCAGCCATCCGTTCGCCTGCACCGTCGAGCGACCCGCTGCCTGGTTTGCGCGACCTGCCGGTGATGCGGGTGCACCGACGAGGTTCATCAGCACTCCCAATCCAG
The nucleotide sequence above comes from Polyangiaceae bacterium. Encoded proteins:
- a CDS encoding DUF2251 domain-containing protein yields the protein MAISLAYFEYDGQTGYFYLYEVGGNECKKVVGAIRIVAESADFEEADVCVRWNASEDAVGLYIRGDLWALFDTIRHQKHGGDYRPGDRPSLPTTLSGDSTHHECAVSPLR